A genomic region of Candidozyma auris chromosome 5, complete sequence contains the following coding sequences:
- a CDS encoding ammonium permease MEP2, with protein MSTTSIEGATGTGTGGDSLTVDLSAQFDGSNMVWVATSAVLVWIMVPGVGLLYSGLSRKKHALSLLWASIMALCVTTFQWFFWGYSLTFSHSSRSQFLGTLANICLKDVLGAPAVVDSLPDILQCFFQGMFACVTAILMVGAGCERARLAPMMVFLFVWLTVVYCPIAFWTWGSNGWLANLGALDFAGGGPVHENSGFAALAYSMVLGKRHDPLTSGKVPSTNHTSFLPSCWAQCFCGLAGLASMVALPEILPLDRGTPVSTPTLSSRVVP; from the coding sequence ATGTCCACGACCTCTATCGAAGGCGCCACCGGCACCGGCACCGGTGGAGACTCCTTGACCGTCGACTTGAGCGCCCAGTTCGACGGCTCCAACATGGTGTGGGTAGCCACCTCTGCTGTGCTCGTGTGGATCATGGTGCCTGGTGTTGGGCTTTTATACTCGGGcctttcaagaaagaaacaCGCTTTGTCGTTGCTCTGGGCGTCGATCATGGCGCTTTGCGTCACTACCTTCCAATGGTTCTTCTGGGGATATTCCCTTACATTTTCCcactcttcaagaagccagTTCCTCGGTACGTTGGCCAACATCTGCCTTAAGGACGTCCTTGGTGCTCCTGCCGTTGTCGACTCGCTTCCCGACATTTTGCAGTGTTTCTTCCAGGGCATGTTTGCCTGTGTCACTGCCATTTTGATGGTGGGTGCcggctgcgaaagagcCCGTTTGGCGCCCATGATGgtgtttttgtttgtttgGTTGACGGTGGTGTACTGTCCCATTGCTTTCTGGACCTGGGGAAGCAACGGCTGGTTGGCCAATCTCGGTGCTTTGGACTTCGCTGGCGGTGGTCCCGTGCACGAGAACTCTGGCTTTGCCGCTTTGGCCTACTCCATGGTGTTGGGCAAGAGACATGATCCTTTGACCTCGGGTAAGGTGCCTAGTACAAACCACACTCTGTTTCTTCCATCGTGTTGGGCACAGTGTTTTTGTGGTTTGGCTGGTTTGGCTTCAATGGTGGCTCTACCGGAAATTCTACCATTAGATCGTGGTACGCCTGTGTCAACACCAACCTTGCTGCTGCGTGTGGTGCCTTGA
- a CDS encoding ammonium transporter 3, whose translation MVHCGSSYGCHCWSCWYHPCCWICSSVHSIAFGIVPAIVCNFAIDLKNVIGIDDGMDVFALHGVGGFLGTFMTGLFAADYIAATDGSTQIDGGWMNHHYIQLGYQLAASTANGAWSFVVTSIILYAMDKVPFLRLRSHEDEELLGVNLAEIGEFAYYDSDNESALGMKNSAYIAEPIRSNDPRVAQLKAAASKQQEQVDGTHKDGEKFTPEDSSENQSTKH comes from the coding sequence ATGGTCCACTGTGGGTCTCTGTATGGGTGCCATTGCTGGTCTTGTTGGTATCACCCCTGCTGCTGGATTTGTTCCAGTGTACACTCCATTGCTTTCGGCATTGTCCCTGCCATCGTGTGTAATTTCGCcattgacttgaagaatgtTATTGGCATCGATGATGGTATGGACGTGTTTGCCTTGCACGGTGTTGGCGGCTTCCTTGGAACTTTCATGACTGGGTTGTTTGCTGCTGACTACATAGCTGCCACCGATGGCTCCACTCAAATTGACGGAGGCTGGATGAACCACCACTATATCCAGTTGGGCTACCAGTTGGCTGCTTCCACTGCCAACGGCGCTTGGTCGTTCGTGGTAACCTCCATCATCTTATATGCCATGGACAAGGTTCCATTCCTCAGATTGCGTTCGCACGAGGACGAGGAGTTGTTGGGCGTCAACTTGGCTGAAATTGGCGAGTTTGCCTACTATGATAGCGACAATGAGTCTGCTTTGGGCATGAAGAACTCAGCGTACATTGCTGAGCCCATCAGATCCAATGACCCACGTGTTGCCCAGTTGAAGGCAGCTGCTTCgaagcagcaggagcaggTTGATGGTACCCACAAAGATGGCGAAAAGTTCACCCCGGAGGACTCTAGCGAAAACCAAAGCACAAAGCACTAA
- the LEA1 gene encoding U2 snRNP complex subunit yields MTSTIVPGEGFADFLYLGTSLYDTVATLKSTNHPMQIAYSARKYLESPILITIPTLGLRLTFSSAQCQELQLIEVLNFDMVKFAYNGQQLNEISFIEAPEESGPETGGMRPLQKSVEPPSLKVIYNKIFGPTHPGTLDMAKKSYTLSYPGICFKFTIKSRELLSKLAGLKDDNQILSKLANWDVAPDIPCRALTIFNGKSFDTFLTNLKENTASRTGSLSSREKITVMLSTREILIDFPEVNGTKRASETLLLGVSTQQDALRILGPPDAYFNKFDSHLLIHKHLKKEASSPPCERAGVVYKFHNYFRLGIDLLYNLNPSESSGGVLEKIVLHNGGIVESIDFMHWNNCNWEIRWNRESQAKVTSAMYFHEFDQDFLEAISTYKTEPVLLNRNESEITRDEDLEIVHVAANGKSDLSGQGSSTESIGSKPSNEFKTWGQSKLYGFDQKKLTLNLRSLQILFIENLDATNNTFSVIDLTNNDIIEFSGIPESLDKLETVLLARNNISKVKKVHNHSITSLSLAHNNLTRLTQLVELRHLSLQHLVLIGNKVTREHTYRLFVVWLIPTLKVLDGEKVTLKERNEAKELFGESYETATPAFDATINGGASVPAPEQSKEERLTEATVSKLSKEEKEELLRQLDEAESLEEIQKIQAALKGNV; encoded by the exons ATGACTTCCACCATCGTTCCAGGCGAAGGATTCGCCGATTTCTTATACTTGGGCACCTCCCTCTATGATACCGTGGCCACGTTGAAATCGACCAACCACCCGATGCAAATTGCCTACTCGGCTAGAAAGTACCTTGAGTCACCGATCCTCATAACAATCCCAACTTTGGGACTACGGCTCACGTTTCTGAGCGCACAGTGCCAGGAGCTTCAGCTTATAGAAGTGTTGAACTTTGATATGGTGAAGTTTGCGTACAATGGACAGCAATTGAACGAGATTCTGTTCATTGAGGCTCCGGAGGAGAGCGGTCCAGAAACTGGGGGAATGCGCCCATTGCAGAAACTGGTGGAACCGCCGTCTTTAAAAGTCATCTACAATAAAATATTTGGCCCCACGCATCCCGGGACTTTGGATATGGCCAAGAAGTCGTATACGTTGAGTTACCCTGGCATTTGTTTTAAGTTCACCATCAAGCTGAGAGAGCTACTTAGCAAGCTTGCAGGCCTCAAAGATGACAACCAGATTCTCTCCAAGCTCGCGAATTGGGACGTGGCTCCGGACATCCCTTGTCGGGCGTTAACGATATTCAACGGCAAGAGCTTTGACACTTTCCTCACaaacttgaaagaaaacacAGCGTCCAGAACTGGCCTGTTGAGCTCCAGAGAGAAGATTACTGTCATGCTCAGCACACGGGAGATCCTCATTGATTTCCCGGAAGTAAATGGCACAAAGCGAGCCAGCGAGACTCTCCTATTGGGGGTCAGCACCCAGCAAGATGCTCTTCGAATTCTAGGCCCCCCGGATGCatacttcaacaagttcgaTTCACACTTGTTGATCCACAAACatctcaaaaaagaagccagCTCGCCGCCATGTGAAAGAGCTGGCGTTGTGTACAAGTTTCACAACTATTTTCGGCTAGGCATTGATCTTCTCTATAACCTTAACCCTAGCGAGAGCTCGGGTGGAGTGCTAGAGAAGATTGTGCTCCACAATGGCGGGATTGTTGAATCTATAGATTTCATGCATTGGAACAATTGTAACTGGGAGATTCGTTGGAACCGAGAAAGTCAAGCTAAAGTGACCTCAGCAATGTATTTCCACGAGTTTGACCAGGACTTCCTAGAAGCGATCAGCACCTATAAAACTGAGCCTGTTTTGCTCAACAGAAACGAATCTGAGATCACCCGCGATGAAGACTTGGAGATTGTGCACGTTGCTGCTAACGGCAAGCTGGACTTGTCGGGACAGGGTCTGTCAACGGAGTCGATTGGGTCCAAGCCATCCAATGAGTTCAAAACGTGGGGCCAGTCCAAATTGTACGGCTTCGACC AGAAAAAACTCACTCTCAATCTTCGAAGCCTACAAATACTATTCATTGAAAATCTCGAtgccaccaacaacacctTCAGTGTGATCGATTTGACCAACAACGATATCATTGAATTCAGCGGGATCCCCGAGCTGCTAGATAAGCTAGAGACGGTTCTACTAGCAAGAAACAATATATCTaaagtgaagaaggttCACAATCATAGCATCACCTCACTTTCCCTAGCACACAATAACCTTACCCGCCTAACTCAATTGGTAGAGCTCAGGCACCTCTCGCTACAACACCTTGTTCTCATAGGGAACAAGGTCACAAGGGAGCACACTTACCGTCTTTTTGTGGTGTGGCTCATCCCCACGTTGAAGGTGCTCGACGGTGAAAAAGTGACactcaaggaaagaaaCGAGGCTaaagagctttttggaGAGAGTTACGAAACAGCCACGCCGGCTTTCGATGCCACTATAAACGGTGGGGCATCCGTGCCGGCACCAGAACAGTCCAAGGAGGAGAGGTTGACAGAGGCCACAGTCAGCAAGCTCagcaaggaagaaaaagaagagcttcttcgacaGCTTGACGAAGCAGAGTCCTTGGAAGAAATCCAGAAAATTCAGGCTGCTCTCAAGGGCAATGTGTAG
- a CDS encoding DNA-binding E3 ubiquitin-protein ligase SNT2: MTTASARPRRKGAGNKNYSDAYPEQLLEALDPPAGSAATKNSNSARGKKPLARGSATTPTPISTGRLPFNWQPPAGPGDYFSQKLNLEGAYINTRLQTLYCPEHPYYDSKGGDKATGHVQSLLSSHPSLAGTARAASRRRATKEPYFCLKKGDYIYMVSEPPGEPYYIGRVMGFTRKSKQDLSEEEPELVDASLYVFQIQWFYRPRDISKHTSDSRLLYASMHSDTCPLQSFRGLVTVKHKAEIDLPPGSSKENTPMSALEAYCSIPNCFYFDKLFDRYMIKFYDIIKTSTLLQYVSNAANNSQHYILALNKRFEFIFMEPSRSKQFINNFDSTSSSHCDICSEWCATNESVTCAGCEKHFHMLCLDPPLLKKPSRGFSWSCALCTKKHELEYQSKKMVMLSHDNKSSNEKEISETSDTIESTPEEALEEEAPKRKTERSLPKYEQMAKNFLIADAALTVEDRRLKEEWSMRYLGVHTRLEDAVDLDDRSPYPRASTSLGPKYQASNIPEYIDHPIVYYDDDKATENGKKKAPAKKGNKRKTVEEQTKPLPLPKQFQDVPRKEFPQWLQPRPKGYIERGVDDGEGETCTLLWKNREEDLADNFAKFDDYVRACNPIAQKLNMYPTSPNFVDAILKIYYDCDGDTIASMEQVSKLTRASLKEPTFTAEEIRRFENGVKKYGSELYPTYKLVKSQPCSMVVRFYYLWKKTPRGRQIWGNFPGRKKKPNAARDEKPAKEFESLADDEDDSSYENEKIVIKHRKFRCKHCKTYKSVQWFKITGFDEKTVYDDSIEDDVDPDAVNALCFRCAKLWRRYAVYWEDPQEVERKNTKGVGGYRRKVEAELVADAEKILARAQQEGGGLSYDIVPPRPGESCVLITDGFRPTTLDGNFSGHSRRLSGLNSSAAIPTPRASTIKTSTAKAPTSRNRSESNNVKAPATVQKPSQQIKTISSPAKSRQRANGTPVKTDDSLETKRKPLQSTNGKAKAEPKAKPKKKPSPVKEESKDNVAGAKVEKTQNGTTKKPSNVGNTKKRASLEDQSKNAEGYEKVQPPKTKRQKRQTPSETLNIVSPILNPDYIVPANTISKVDKKMYPALNENVLKEIITNFKTRQLVDLKSLTSAFQAPSQSAIELPFSVNDRNCCICMEYDDKDDSLLEMLICSNCGVNVHSTCAGIAISGKQKPVKQWLCDACVNDLSPQYSTTYSCSLCLANEMNYEYSISGSPSVKPDYLTPVLDSGKWVHLLCALFSHNQVSFRNIIPPSFISKEVMNCTSTRHVGCAVESVSNVFVENYTSRCGICKSYSGAMITCDACRGEKYHITCAQDTPNFKLGFKLVPQKISRASTNTYIGEETGKLEPVLLCPRHDQRNALYNMRASGKRTLNGELKPLMQLFIEDICRLANHRLTGPQLKAHNYMKMIEKFTQTEEELAAKARESGSPQKNSSCNNHVCEVCKLTASPKWWPSPEKPNAFRCHGCHHSNDMGRIAEADAESAQLVNELNEPIRAEHFGLKEPSDHISKVYKPVDGKPNVERSMITLSEILW; this comes from the coding sequence ATGACCACTGCTCTGGCCAGACCCAGGAGAAAGGGCGCTGGCAACAAAAATTACTCAGATGCGTACCCAGAGCAGCTACTAGAAGCGTTGGATCCCCCTGCTGGATCGGCAGCGACGAAGAATTCCAATTCGGCAAGAGGTAAGAAACCTTTAGCACGAGGCTCGGCTACCACTCCCACACCAATATCAACGGGGAGACTCCCTTTCAATTGGCAACCTCCCGCCGGACCAGGCGATTATTTCTCCCAGAAACTTAACCTAGAAGGCGCCTACATAAACACGAGGCTCCAGACCTTGTATTGTCCTGAGCATCCGTACTACGACAGCAAGGGTGGAGACAAGGCGACTGGACATGTGCAGCTGCTTCTATCGCTGCACCCATCGTTGGCAGGTACTGCAAGAGCGGCCTCAAGACGACGAGCCACCAAGGAGCCCTatttttgcttgaagaagggcGACTACATCTACATGGTGAGTGAGCCTCCAGGCGAGCCTTACTACATTGGCAGGGTGATGGGATTCACGAGGAAGAGCAAGCAAGATCTCAGCGAGGAGGAGCCAGAGCTCGTAGACGCCTCGCTCTATGTTTTCCAGATTCAATGGTTCTACAGACCCAGAGATATTTCTAAACACACGTCGGACTCTCGTTTATTGTATGCTTCGATGCACAGCGATACGTGTCCGTTGCAGAGCTTTCGTGGCCTCGTGACAGTCAAACACAAGGCGGAGATCGATCTCCCGCCTGGTTCCTCCAAGGAAAACACGCCAATGTCGGCGCTAGAGGCTTACTGCTCGATCCCCAACTGCTTCTACTTCGATAAGTTGTTCGACAGGTATATGATCAAGTTTTACGACATCATAAAGACTTCCACGCTTCTCCAGTACGTCAGCAACGCCGCCAACAACAGTCAACATTACATTTTGGCGCTCAATAAGCGGTTTgagttcatcttcatgGAACCTTCCAGAAGCAAGcaattcatcaacaactttgaTTCGACACTGAGTTCTCACTGTGACATCTGCTCTGAGTGGTGTGCTACCAACGAATCAGTCACCTGTGCCGGGTGTGAAAAACACTTTCATATGCTATGCTTAGACCCCCCACTTCTAAAGAAACCAAGCAGAGGTTTCAGTTGGTCCTGTGCACTTTGCACCAAAAAGCACGAGCTTGAATACCAAAGCAAAAAGATGGTTATGCTTTCTCACGACAACAAATCTTCCAACGAGAAGGAAATTTCCGAAACGAGCGATACGATAGAGTCCACTCCTGAAGAAGCCCTCGAGGAAGAAGccccaaaaagaaaaactgaGAGGTCTCTTCCGAAGTATGAGCAGATGGccaagaacttcttgattgcAGATGCAGCTCTCACCGTCGAGGATCGCAGACTCAAGGAGGAATGGAGTATGCGGTACTTGGGTGTCCACACTAGACTCGAAGACGCCGTCGACTTAGACGATAGATCACCTTATCCTAGAGCCTCCACAAGTTTGGGGCCGAAGTACCAGGCTTCTAACATTCCTGAGTACATCGACCACCCTATAGTGTACTACGACGACGACAAGGCCACCGAAAAcggcaagaaaaaagccCCGGCTAAGAAGGgcaacaagagaaagacTGTGGAAGAACAGACCAAGCCTCTACCGCTCCCAAAACAGTTTCAGGACGTTCCTCGGAAGGAGTTTCCCCAATGGCTTCAGCCTAGACCAAAAGGCTACATCGAGCGTGGTGTAGATGACGGCGAAGGTGAAACTTGCACCCTTTTATGGAAGAACCGGGAAGAGGACTTGGCAGACAATTTTGCAAAGTTTGATGACTATGTTCGTGCGTGTAACCCAATTGCCCAGAAACTCAACATGTATCCGACGTCTCCCAACTTTGTGGACGCAATTCTCAAGATTTACTACGACTGTGATGGGGACACCATTGCCTCCATGGAGCAAGTCTCTAAACTCACTCGGGCTTCATTAAAAGAGCCTACATTCACTGCGGAAGAGATCAGGCGTTTTGAGAATGGTGTTAAGAAGTACGGTAGTGAATTGTATCCCACCTACAAGCTTGTGAAGTCGCAGCCGTGCTCCATGGTTGTCAGATTCTATTACTTGTGGAAGAAGACTCCCAGAGGACGACAAATTTGGGGTAATTTTCCAGGAcgcaagaagaagcctaACGCTGCAAGGGACGAGAAACCAGCGAAGGAGTTCGAATCCTTggctgatgatgaggacgatTCTTCATACGAAAATGAGAAGATTGTTATTAAACATCGCAAGTTTCGATGCAAACACTGCAAAACGTACAAATCGGTGCAATGGTTTAAGATCACCGGATTTGACGAGAAGACAGTCTACGACGACAgtattgaagatgatgttgatCCGGACGCAGTAAACGCTCTCTGTTTCCGTTGTGCCAAGCTCTGGAGACGTTATGCTGTATATTGGGAAGATCCTCAGGAGGTCGAGAGGAAAAACACCAAGGGTGTTGGAGGCTACAGAAGGAAAGTTGAGGCAGAGTTGGTCGCAGACGCTGAAAAGATTTTAGCGAGGGCTCagcaagaaggtggaggTCTATCATATGATATAGTACCACCTAGACCTGGTGAAAGCTGCGTTCTCATCACTGACGGCTTTCGTCCGACAACTTTGGATGGAAATTTCAGTGGCCATTCTCGGCGCCTTTCGGGTCTCAACAGCCTGGCAGCAATTCCTACACCCCGAGCATCCACAATTAAAACTTCTACTGCTAAGGCGCCTACCTCAAGAAACAGGCTGGAATCAAATAATGTCAAGGCGCCTGCTACTGTTCAAAAACCTTCTCAGCAAATTAAAACAATAAGCTCTCCCGCAAAGTCACGACAGCGGGCCAATGGGACCCCAGTCAAGACTGATGATTCTTTGGAGACCAAGCGGAAACCTCTTCAATCGACGAACGGAAAGGCGAAAGCAGAACCGAAGgcaaagccaaagaaaaaaccTTCGCCCGTGAAAGAAGAATCGAAAGACAATGTGGCTGGTGCCAAGGTCGAAAAGACACAAAATGGAACGACGAAGAAGCCCAGCAATGTAGGGAACACCAAAAAACGTGCCCTGCTTGAGGATCAGAGCAAGAACGCTGAAGGGTATGAAAAAGTACAGCCACCAAAGACTAAGCGACAAAAGCGTCAAACCCCATCTGAAACTTTGAACATTGTCAGTCCCATTCTTAATCCTGACTATATTGTTCCCGCAAACACCATCTCCAAAGTTGACAAAAAGATGTATCCCGCTCTCAACGAAAATGTTCTAAAAGAGATAATCACAAATTTCAAAACAAGACAATTAGTCGATCTCAAACTGCTCACACTGGCCTTTCAGGCACCTTCTCAGTCCGCCATAGAACTTCCATTTTCAGTGAATGATAGAAATTGCTGCATTTGCATGGAATACGACGATAAAGAtgactctcttcttgagatgCTCATCTGTTCCAATTGTGGTGTAAATGTCCATTCCACCTGCGCTGGTATAGCTATATCAGGTAAACAAAAGCCAGTAAAGCAATGGCTCTGTGATGCTTGCGTCAATGACCTTAGCCCGCAATACTCAACCACGtattcttgttctctttgtcTCGCCAACGAGATGAACTACGAATACTCTATTCTGGGCTCACCATCTGTCAAGCCAGACTATTTGACCCCTGTGCTAGATTCTGGGAAGTGGGTTCATTTGTTGTGTGCCTTGTTCTCACATAATCAAGTTTCGTTTAGAAATATTATACCGCCCTCTTTTATTTCAAAAGAGGTGATGAATTGTACGAGCACTAGGCACGTCGGCTGTGCAGTTGAGAGCGTTTCGAATGTTTTCGTTGAAAATTACACTTCCAGATGTGGAATTTGTAAATCCTACAGTGGTGCTATGATTACATGCGACGCTTGCCGTGGGGAAAAGTACCACATTACCTGCGCCCAAGATACCCCAAATTTCAAACTCGGCTTCAAGCTCGTGCCTCAAAAAATATCAAGAGCGAGCACAAACACATATATCGGAGAAGAGACCGGTAAGTTGGAGCCGGTCCTTCTTTGCCCCAGACATGACCAGAGAAACGCTCTCTACAACATGAGAGCTCTGGGGAAGAGAACACTCAATGGAGAGCTCAAACCATTGATGCAGCTTTTCATTGAAGACATTTGTCGTCTTGCAAATCACAGACTAACTGGACCGCAGCTTAAGGCACACAACTAcatgaagatgattgaGAAATTCACGCAGACCGAGGAagaattggctgcaaaagcgaGAGAAAGTGGTCTGCCTCAGAAGAATAGTAGTTGCAATAATCATGTCTGTGAAGTTTGCAAGCTTACAGCGTCACCGAAATGGTGGCCTTCACCTGAAAAACCAAACGCCTTCAGGTGCCATGGTTGCCATCACCTGAACGATATGGGGAGAATCGCAGAGGCCGATGCTGAAAGTGCCCAACTTGTCAACGAGCTCAACGAGCCAATAAGAGCGGAACATTTTGGTCTCAAAGAACCGCTGGATCACATATCAAAAGTTTACAAGCCTGTCGACGGGAAACCTAATGTGGAACGCTCCATGATTACACTAAGCGAGATATTATGGTAG